One window of Athalia rosae chromosome 2, iyAthRosa1.1, whole genome shotgun sequence genomic DNA carries:
- the LOC105687342 gene encoding ribonuclease Oy — protein sequence MLFSRYFVILILFASVQQIASRIGRHKVYDDNHFDSLILSQNWPATACMKWKQKAPSNQCFVLRHQEWTIHGLWPIRNHRMGPAFCNKTQHFNESALLSIQNRMEKKWTSIKKGTPHYFFWKHEWERHGTCASVLPELDSQLKYFKKALELQREYDMNRVLVECNIFPGLEYEIQEILDCVNRILGHTAKVDCVVNPKTHESCLSEMKICFDRSLKLTDCNEILAYPTNCQRDKLVTYPDVIPLEYNVILA from the exons ATGCTATTTTCTCGCTATTTCGTAATACTCATTCTATTCGCATCAGTGCAACAGATTGCGAGTCG aaTTGGTCGTCACAAGGTATATGATGATAATCATTTTGATTCGCTCATTTTGTCCCAAAATTGGCCAGCAACGGCATGTATGAAATGGAAGCAAAAAGCTCCGTCCAATCAGTGTTTTGTACTAAGACATCAGGAATGGACGATTCATGGGCTTTGGCCAATTCGGAACCATAGAATGGGTCCAGCTTTTTGTAACAAAACCCAGCATTTTAATGAGTCTGCCTTACTGTCTATACAAAATCGAATGGAAAAGAAGTGGACGTCTATTAAAAAGGGAACACCACACTATTTCTTTTGGAAACACGAGTGGGAGAGACATGGGACTTGTGCTTCCGTACTACCTGAATTAGATTCACagctgaaatatttcaaaaaagcgTTGGAGTTACAAAGGGAATATGATATGAATCGTGTACTTGttgaatgcaatatttttcctgGTCTAGAATACgaaattcaagaaattttaGATTGTGTGAACAGAATATTAGGCCACACTGCAAAAGTTGACTGCGTCGTGAATCCG AAAACCCACGAGTCCTGTCTATCTGAAATGAAGATTTGCTTTGACAGAAGCCTAAAGCTTACCGATTGCAACGAAATTCTTGCGTATCCCACTAATTGCCAACGCGACAAGCTTGTGACCTACCCAGACGTTATACCTTTAGAGTACAATGTCATactagcatag
- the LOC105687383 gene encoding ribonuclease Oy-like, translating into MLLSRYFVILILFAAVRQITSRIGRHKVYADNHFDLLIFTQHWPETVCFEWEETAPSHQCFLPRHQEWTIHGLWPSQKHEIAPAFCNKTQHFDESVLLPIQNQMEEKWINIEKGTPHFSLWKHEWEKHGTCASVLPELDSELKYFKKGLELQREYDMTHVLAKCNILPGKKYEVQAILDCVNRILGHTAQVECVTNSKTHESLLFEIRICFDKSLKLIDCNDVPAYPTNCQRKKPVTYPGIVPSEYNVILV; encoded by the exons ATGCTACTTTCTCGCTATTTTGTAATACTCATTCTATTCGCAGCAGTGCGACAGATTACGAGTCG aaTTGGTCGTCACAAGGTATATGCTGATAATCAttttgatttattgattttcaccCAACACTGGCCAGAAACGGTATGTTTCGAATGGGAAGAAACAGCTCCGTCTCATCAGTGTTTTTTACCAAGACATCAAGAATGGACGATTCATGGGCTTTGGCCATCTCAGAAACATGAGATAGCTCCAGCATTTTGCAACAAGACCCAGCATTTTGATGAGTCTGTCTTACTGCCTATCCAAAATCAAATGGAGGAGAAGTGGATAAATATTGAAAAGGGAACACCACACTTCTCACTTTGGAAACACGAATGGGAGAAACATGGGACTTGTGCTTCCGTACTTCCTGAATTAGATTCAGagctgaaatatttcaaaaaaggGTTGGAGTTACAAAGGGAATATGATATGACTCATGTACTTGctaaatgcaatattttaccTGGTAAAAAATACGAGGTTCAAGCAATTTTAGATTGTGTGAACAGAATATTAGGCCACACTGCACAGGTTGAATGTGTCACGAATTCG AAAACCCACGAGTCCCTTCTGTTTGAGATAAGGATTTGCTTTGACAAAAGCCTGAAGCTTATCGATTGCAATGACGTTCCTGCTTATCCCACTAATTGCCAGCGCAAGAAGCCTGTAACCTATCCAGGCATTGTACCTTCAGAGTACAATGTTATACTAgtataa
- the LOC105687377 gene encoding UBX domain-containing protein 1: protein MSSSDVSMLVDMGFSQGKAERALQVTGNKGVEPAMEWLLAHSDEVENPPDIAVENASVSTAPTIEPSQESVASASNQDASGATAKSIKCDVCGKLFKSNLEVEFHATKSGHNSFSESTEEKKPLTEAEKKEQLKLLEEKMRQKRKEREEQEKKEALEKERLRIRSGKEMVEAKKKLEDLEMKKLLEQRKREKEEEKLARQRVREQIEADKAARRARAASEAGKIPSSPIPSAMSSGPVAAGPKKDYNETKLQIRLTNGQALTQTFGCKEQLSAVRLYIEMNRTDGSGAFNLMTTFPRKVFTEEDFEKPLDILGLVPTAVVIVQKKIE from the exons ATGTCTTCGTCAGACGTGTCGATGCTCGTAGATATGGGCTTTAGCCAAGGAAAAGC GGAAAGAGCATTGCAAGTTACGGGAAACAAGGGTGTTGAGCCAGCAATGGAATG GCTCCTTGCTCATTCTGACGAAGTTGAAAATCCACCTGATATTGCGGTTGAAAATGCCTCTGTTTCAACTGCACCAACAATTGAACCATCTCAAGAAAGCGTTGCTAGTGCAAGTAATCAAGATGCATCCGGTGCAACTGCCAAGTCCATAAAATGTGATGT aTGTGGTAAATTGTTCAAATCAAATCTGGAAGTAGAATTTCATGCAACGAAATCAGGGCATAATAGCTTTTCCGAGAgcacagaagaaaaaaagccatTGACGGaggcagaaaaaaaggagcagtTGAAATTACTGGAAGAAAAGATGAGGCAAAAACggaaggagagagaggaacaggagaagaaggaggctCTTGAAAAAGAGCGATTGCGGATACGTTCTGGCAAAGAGATGGTTGAGGCTAAGAAAAA GCTAGAAgatttagaaatgaaaaaactattggagcaaagaaagagggaaaaagaggaagaaaaattagcaaGACAGAGGGTGAGAGAGCAAATCGAAGCTGATAAAGCTGCAAGACGAGCTAGAGCTGCTTCTGAAGCAGGTAAAATTCCAAGCTCTCCGATACCATCAGCAATGTCATCAGGTCCTGTAGCTGCTGGACCTAAAAAAGActataatgaaacaaaattgcAG ATCAGGCTTACGAATGGACAGGCATTGACACAGACTTTTGGATGCAAGGAACAACTGTCTGCAGTACGGTTATACATTGAAATGAATCGGACGGACGGTTCTGGGGCATTCAATTTAATGACAACATTTCCGCGTAAGGTATTCACAGAGGAAGATTTTGAAAAGCCACTGGATATTCTAG GCTTAGTACCAACAGCTGTTGTAATAGTtcagaagaaaattgaatga